In the Pseudanabaena sp. BC1403 genome, CCGATCGCGATCAAGCGGCAAGGTCGCAGCGGTTATGCGATCGCGCTTAAAAGTCACCAGTTCGATGGATGTATCACCACGAATTGACTGGAGCAGGGTGTCGTCAATGGCAATCCCATCAACTAATCCAGCTAATACTTTTTGAGATGATTTGATCGAGATCAATACCACCATTGTTGTTGGAGATCCATCCTTGCCAAAAGCAAAGCCAGACAACTCCAACCCTGTCTTGGCAGCAATGTTGATGGCGGTGTCCTCTAATGTGATCTGTCCTAAAGTTCCTAGCTGAGAAGACACTAAAATTTGACCATCCGCGTCAATAATTCTTAGCAAATCTAGTTTTAAAGCAGCTTGAAGGGGTAGCACTTTTCTGAGGAGTAAGTCACGATCGCCAGCCTCAACTGCATTGATAACTTCTTTCTCTTCACTCACCAAGCGAGTTTTTAATTTGAGTGTTTCTTGCCTTTGCTTAAGTGATTCTTGCAGTAACCCACCTAGATCTATGATTTCCTTCTGAGCCGATTGTTCTAAATTGTTTCTGGCAAAATAACCAAAGCCGACAGTTCCAGCAGTCCATAGGCTTAGGAACGCCAATAACAGAGGTGATAGCAATTTGAGGGAAACTGGTAACCGCGTATATCTAGCTTTGATTGCCATACATTGCTCTTATTTTTTTGCGCTGGAGTTCACAGCAATAAAACCAGACTGCTCTATGGCATTTATTCCTGACGAACTGAAGATGTATTCTATAAAAGTTTGGGTAGCCTCTGAAGGATTTTTATGCCAAATCATTGAAATCTCTCTCACCATTACATACTTACCTGCTTTGACATTTTCTGGTGTCGGTTCAATCCCATTAAGGATGAGGCGGTTAACGGGCAGCTTTTGAGAAACTGCCTGAGCAACAGAAAAAGTGCCAATACTGTAAGGTGTGCTTTGGATGGTCTTGATCAATTCCCCCTCTTTACGGAGCACGACTGCTTCTGGTGAATTCTTTAACTCTGATCCTAGGTAATGTTTGCGAAGTAGTCGTTTGGCTGATTCATCTTCTGGGCGATCGAGCAGCACTATTTTTGCATCGGGCCCCCCTAGTTGCTTCCAGTTGGTTACAGTTCCACTATAAATGCCTTTGAGGTCTTCGGTGGTAAGATTCTTAACACCCGTAACGCTAGGGTGAGTGGCAACCACAAGCGCATCTTTGGCGACTTCACGGACTTCCAAAGTCCCATCATTTTCTTTTGGCTTTAATACTTTAGAAATTACCCCGACATCGACAACTTTCAGTTTAACCCCATCAATGATATTTTCAGATTGCCCTGGTTCTAATTGCGTAATTTTGACAGTGTTGGCAGTACTTGTGTAGCTAGTTATAAGTACATTTAGCAGGTTGACGGTGCTGCTTGACCCGCCCACTTTAAGCGAGGCTTGGGTTTGATTTGCCGCAGTTGTGGTCGTTGTTGGTTTGGGGGCAATAGTTTCGGGCGTGCAACTAGAAAGTCCTTGCAACGCGATCGCACTTAAAGTGAGGACAACTAATTTTTGAAGCATTCTGTAAATTTTTTTTAATTTCAGTATGATACTTTATTTTAAAAGCCAATTTCTAGGAAAATCCACCAATGGCGGGTTTTCCTAAAAATCGGCTTTATTAGTTTTAGCGCTCAACAATTTGGAACTGGCGATTGAGTAAATTCATGCTTGCGGAAATGCTCAAACTCATGGCGAGATATACTCCCATGATAATCAGAATCACATTTACAGGTCTGCCAGTTTGATTAATTGTTGTAGATGCTATTCGATAAATATCGGTATAACCGATCGCGATCGCCAGACTAGAATTTTTAGCAATGTTCACATATTGACTAGTCAACGATGGAATAATGACGCGCAATGCTTGTGGTAAAACAATTTTTCGCATTGTTTGGAAGTTACTTAATCCCAAAGCTTTAGCAGCTTCCGTTTGACCTTTAGGAACTGAGAGAATTCCACCACGCACAATTTCAGCAATGAAGGCACTGGAAAACATGGTTAAGCCTAGGACTAGAGCGCAAAACTCCGAACTCAAAGTCATTTTTAAAGCCGCGATCGTGATGCCATCTTTAGCGAGAGTAGCAAATCCCAACGAGATGCGATCGCTAGCAGATGGAAGCGTCAAAAAGATGGCTGAGTACCAGAAAAATAGTTGTAATAGTAGTGGTGTATTACGGAGGATTTCCACATAAACCCGCGCAAGTTGCTTGACTAGCCAATTATTCGACAGCCGCGAAACTCCAACCGTTACTCCAACAACTGTGGCGGAAATAATACTGACAGCGATCGCTTTCAGAGAATTCAGCAATCCGACCTGCAAAGCAACCGTATAACTATCCGAAGCCTTATAAGGGAATGGCGAATCGGCAATGTCAAAGGAGGCAGGATCGCCGAGAAAATCAAAGCTAATCGCTAGCCCTGAATTTCGCATGTTTCTAGCAAGGGTATTCCATGCCAAAATGCTGCAAGTAATTACGATCACTAAAAAAATTAATTGGGTGATCGTGCGCCAATTCCAGAAATTTGTCTTTAAATTATTTTGCCAACTTGTCGCGAACTTCGTATTACTTGCAGGCATTGCCCGAATCGCTCCTAAAACTTACTTTTAATACCAATTCACAAAAGTGTGACAACACTTCTGTGAATTAAAAACCAAACCCTGTAAGGGTTTTAAAAACACAAAATGGCTGCGCCAATTTGTGTTTTGGTATAATCTATGGATTTAGATTAGTTAACATTCTATTTTATTTTGTTGTGATTGCGATCTATTTCATTCCCAAACAAGTATAGCGGGTTTCATTTTGCCGTAGGCAAAATGAAAACTCCAAACCCTTATTATGTTTTTTTTTGCAAATGACTGCGTACTTATTTTATGCTACCAAAAGAGAGTTGCACCGCAACTCTCTTTTGGTTTGACTGGCTGTAGCTATATGATAATTATGTAGTATCCATTTTTAGCAATTAGGTCATGTCAGATTCGTTAATCAAAATAGCCGTTGTTGGGGATGTTCATGATTTGTGGCAGCCTGTTGAGGAGCGCTTAGCTCTCCAGTCTTTGGGAGTTGATTTAGTTCTATTTGTCGGTGACTTTGGTAATGAGTCAGTAGAAGTTGTAAGGGCGATCGCTAATCTTGATATTCCTAAAGCAGTTATTTTAGGCAATCATGACTCATGGTATAGCGCCTTAGATAATAGCAACAATTCCAAGAAAAACAAATGCCCATACGATCGCACTAAGGAAGATCGTGTGCAACAGCAATTAGATATTTTAGGCGAAATGCATGTCGGTTATAGTTGGTTAGACTTTCCTGAATTAAAGCTCTCCGTGGTCGGCGCACGTCCATTTAGTTGGGGAGGTTCTAAATGGAAAAAAGAAGTTTTTTATCGCGATCGCTATAACATCCAAAACTTTGCAGAATCGTCAAGACGTATTGCCGAATCTGTTGCTAATGCTGCCTATGACAAAATAATCTTTTTAGGGCATAATGGCCCTTATGGACTGGGAAATAAGGAGCATTCTATTTGTGGCAAAGATTGGAAGGTTGGCGGCGGTGACTATGGAGATCCCGATTTTGCAGAAGCGCTTTCTCAATCCTATCAAATGAAAAAAATAGTTCCCTTAGTTACATTTGGGCATATGCATCACCATTTGCATCTCAATTCTCATCGTACTCGTGACGCGATCGCAACTAACAATATGGGGACTATTTTTCTGAATGCCGCTTGTTCTCCGAGAATTGTCAAAAACAATGATACAGATTGCCGTAACTTCTCTATCGTCAGCTTAGAATCTGGTCAGATCACCCAAATATCTCTTGTATGGCTAAATTCGCACTGTCAAATAGTTAGCGAGAAGATTTTATACCAATTCTCGAAAGTATAGCCACACTTTCGAGAATTAAAACTAAACCCCAAAATGCAAAGCGCCCACTTAGTGGGCGCTTTGCATTTTGGGGTTTTAAGCTTTTTTGCCTACTCCAATTTAAGGAACGGATACAACATCTAGTAATCGCTGAATAATCTTCTTAGGTGATCGCCTTCCTGCCGCCATAATGCGATGTCCTAAAACGAAGGGGGCAAGGAACTTCACATCATCAGGTAAAACATAATCAGACTTGCGATCGCGATCGAGCATTTGCTTAATAAAGGCATAACTCTGAGCTGATCGCAGCAACGCCGTCGTACCTCTAGGACTTACGCCAAGGGTGATTTCTTCATCATTACGAGTCGCACGGACAACATTAACAATATATTGGCTAGTCGCATCACTGACAGGAACTTTGGCGCAAAATTGCCGAATTTCTAGTACTTCTTCAGGAGTGATACAAGCTTCTAATTGAGCAGAACCAATTTTTCCGACCTGCATCCGTTTCAGC is a window encoding:
- a CDS encoding substrate-binding domain-containing protein, whose translation is MLQKLVVLTLSAIALQGLSSCTPETIAPKPTTTTTAANQTQASLKVGGSSSTVNLLNVLITSYTSTANTVKITQLEPGQSENIIDGVKLKVVDVGVISKVLKPKENDGTLEVREVAKDALVVATHPSVTGVKNLTTEDLKGIYSGTVTNWKQLGGPDAKIVLLDRPEDESAKRLLRKHYLGSELKNSPEAVVLRKEGELIKTIQSTPYSIGTFSVAQAVSQKLPVNRLILNGIEPTPENVKAGKYVMVREISMIWHKNPSEATQTFIEYIFSSSGINAIEQSGFIAVNSSAKK
- a CDS encoding ABC transporter permease subunit (The N-terminal region of this protein, as described by TIGR01726, is a three transmembrane segment that identifies a subfamily of ABC transporter permease subunits, which specificities that include histidine, arginine, glutamine, glutamate, L-cystine (sic), the opines (in Agrobacterium) octopine and nopaline, etc.), which codes for MPASNTKFATSWQNNLKTNFWNWRTITQLIFLVIVITCSILAWNTLARNMRNSGLAISFDFLGDPASFDIADSPFPYKASDSYTVALQVGLLNSLKAIAVSIISATVVGVTVGVSRLSNNWLVKQLARVYVEILRNTPLLLQLFFWYSAIFLTLPSASDRISLGFATLAKDGITIAALKMTLSSEFCALVLGLTMFSSAFIAEIVRGGILSVPKGQTEAAKALGLSNFQTMRKIVLPQALRVIIPSLTSQYVNIAKNSSLAIAIGYTDIYRIASTTINQTGRPVNVILIIMGVYLAMSLSISASMNLLNRQFQIVER
- a CDS encoding TIGR04168 family protein — translated: MSDSLIKIAVVGDVHDLWQPVEERLALQSLGVDLVLFVGDFGNESVEVVRAIANLDIPKAVILGNHDSWYSALDNSNNSKKNKCPYDRTKEDRVQQQLDILGEMHVGYSWLDFPELKLSVVGARPFSWGGSKWKKEVFYRDRYNIQNFAESSRRIAESVANAAYDKIIFLGHNGPYGLGNKEHSICGKDWKVGGGDYGDPDFAEALSQSYQMKKIVPLVTFGHMHHHLHLNSHRTRDAIATNNMGTIFLNAACSPRIVKNNDTDCRNFSIVSLESGQITQISLVWLNSHCQIVSEKILYQFSKV